The Verrucomicrobiota bacterium genomic sequence ACTCCTTGTCACGCTTTTGAATACCATCTTTTGTTTTAAGGGATTCATTGTAGCGGCGTAGTCGCTCACGATAAGCACCAGCACCCTTAGTGCGGTAAAAACCTAAAGCATCCTCAGCCTGCTTTGTGACAATTGTTATCATCTCGGCAGTAGGCTGGTCCGGAACCATAGTCGCTATGAGGTTCATATTACGTATGAATTTCTCACTGATATCGGCAAAAGTTGCAGAGTCTTTTTCTGGCTCTAGGATAGGATCAATCAGTGACTGAGCCCTCGAGGAAGCTAGAGCAAATATGGCAAAAAGAGTTAGAATTGTGCAGAACCGGAAAAAACAACTACCCATTACTCTACAATACGATAAAACTCTGGGAATGTCACAGTTAATCTTATTTTAATCTAGGGAGATATTGAAAACGCGAGCTCTAGCTGCAATAGGTATATCCCAATAACGCATTAGCTTAAATAGTCAGCAGCTCTTTTTCCTTACTGCCGACCATCTCATCTATCTGTTTCACAAATTTATCCGTCAGGTCTTGAGTCGATTTTTCAGAAACTTTTAAATCATCCTGCGTGATAGTAGAGGCTTTTTCCTCTTTTTTAAGTTGATCTAAGCAATCTCTGCGCGCGTGACGGATTGCGATTTTTCCGTCTTCACCCATTTTTTTAACTACTTTGATAAGGTCTTTACGACGTTCCTCTGATAACTCCGGAATAGGAAGGCGAATGATTTTACCGTCAACCATTGGAGTGATTCCAATATTAGCTTCCTCAATTGCCTTACGAATGGGATCAACGTTTGAAGCGTCCCATGGCTGAATCATTATGAGCCGAGGCTCTGGTGTAGTAATTCCAGCGGTCTCTCTAAGACGCATTGTTGAGCCATAACAGTCTACTTTAATATTTTCAACGAGAGCAGGAGAGGCTTTGCCAGTGCGAACTCCTTGAAAATCCTCTTTCACTTTTTGAAGGGTTTTGTCCATCTTCTCTTCCGTTTGCATCAAGATTTCGTCTGTATCCATAAATTTTTCCTATTAATCAGCGACCAGTGTGCCAACTTTTTTGCCCAAGGCAACTGCTTTGAGATTACCCTTGCGAAAGACATCAAATACAACAATCGGCATACGGTTGTCCATGCATAAGGAAAAGGCCGTAGAATCCATCACCTTGAGCTGCTTTCTAAGTGCATCTATATAAGAGATTTTAGGAAAACGGTTAGCCTTGGGATTTTTAACTGGGTCACAATCATAGATACCATCCACTTTGGTTGCTTTTAGGACGACTTCAGCATTTATCTCACTCGCACGTAAGGCTGCTGTTGTATCCGTAGAGAAATAGGGATTCCCAGTGCCCCCAACAAATATAACCACACGCTTTTTCTCTAAATGCCTAATCGCCCGTCTGCGAATAAAGGGTTCTGCCACATTCTTCATTTCGATAGCAGTTTGCACCCGCGTCGGCACGCCCTTTTGTTCCAAGGCTTCCTGGAGACGGAGACCATTGATAACCGTAGCTAGCATACCCATATAGTCAGCGGTGGTGCGGTCCATGCCGGCGTGCGAGGCTGTAGCCCCGCGCCATATGTTGCCACCACCTATGGTCATAGCAACCTGAACTCCTAGCTTATAGACTTCCTTAATTTGGTCGGCGATTTTGCCGGTATTCTCTGAAGAGATGTGCTCATCATCGTCAGCAATAACTTCGCCACTCAGCTTTAAGAGAATTCTTTTATACTTTGGATTAGATTTCTTAGCTGCAGTCCGAATACTGGGTGGACTTGATCTTTTTGTTGGCATATAGGGCTCTACTATCACTTGATTTTTTGCGCGGTCAACGGAGAATTTTTTTTGTTATTTCTCTTTTAGAATAATTTTTTTATAGCCTAGATTTGGTTTTGTTGCGTATCTATTTGTCACTAGCTGATCCCGGCAACTATGGCTGGGGTGTTTGCTCTAAGTATTTGGCTGAAGAGTTAGCTAAATGCTGCGAGGTAATCTCTCTGTCTCCAGAACATATGGATTGGAAC encodes the following:
- the frr gene encoding ribosome recycling factor — translated: MDTDEILMQTEEKMDKTLQKVKEDFQGVRTGKASPALVENIKVDCYGSTMRLRETAGITTPEPRLIMIQPWDASNVDPIRKAIEEANIGITPMVDGKIIRLPIPELSEERRKDLIKVVKKMGEDGKIAIRHARRDCLDQLKKEEKASTITQDDLKVSEKSTQDLTDKFVKQIDEMVGSKEKELLTI
- the pyrH gene encoding UMP kinase, which translates into the protein MPTKRSSPPSIRTAAKKSNPKYKRILLKLSGEVIADDDEHISSENTGKIADQIKEVYKLGVQVAMTIGGGNIWRGATASHAGMDRTTADYMGMLATVINGLRLQEALEQKGVPTRVQTAIEMKNVAEPFIRRRAIRHLEKKRVVIFVGGTGNPYFSTDTTAALRASEINAEVVLKATKVDGIYDCDPVKNPKANRFPKISYIDALRKQLKVMDSTAFSLCMDNRMPIVVFDVFRKGNLKAVALGKKVGTLVAD